A stretch of the Campylobacter sp. 19-13652 genome encodes the following:
- the pdxS gene encoding pyridoxal 5'-phosphate synthase lyase subunit PdxS: MQDRFELNANLAQMLKGGVIMDVTTPEQARIAEAAGAVAVMALEKIPADIRAAGGVARMSDPAMIKSIQAAVSIPVMAKARIGHFVEAQILQAIEIDYIDESEVLSPADDVFHINKREFSVPFVCGAKDLGEALRRINEGASMIRTKGEPGTGDVVQAVRHMRAMMSAIRRVQAMSEDELYHEAKSLAVPYSLLEYVHKNGRLPVVNFAAGGVATPADAALMMQLGAEGVFVGSGIFKSGDPVKRARAIVQAVTNFNDPAVLAEISADLGEAMVGINEDEIKLLMAERGK, from the coding sequence ATGCAAGATAGATTTGAGCTAAACGCAAACCTAGCGCAAATGCTAAAAGGTGGCGTGATAATGGACGTAACCACGCCAGAACAAGCCCGCATAGCCGAAGCCGCAGGGGCTGTGGCGGTAATGGCACTAGAGAAAATCCCAGCCGACATACGAGCAGCTGGCGGCGTGGCTAGGATGAGCGACCCAGCGATGATAAAGAGCATTCAGGCTGCGGTGAGTATACCAGTGATGGCAAAGGCACGCATAGGGCATTTTGTCGAGGCTCAGATTTTGCAGGCCATTGAGATTGATTATATCGATGAGAGCGAGGTTTTAAGCCCAGCTGATGACGTTTTTCACATTAACAAGCGTGAGTTTAGCGTGCCTTTTGTCTGCGGCGCAAAGGATCTGGGCGAAGCGCTAAGACGAATAAACGAAGGTGCGTCGATGATCCGCACAAAGGGCGAGCCAGGCACGGGTGATGTGGTGCAGGCGGTGCGTCATATGCGTGCGATGATGTCGGCAATACGGCGTGTGCAGGCGATGAGCGAGGACGAGCTGTATCACGAGGCAAAGAGCCTAGCCGTGCCGTATTCCCTGCTAGAATATGTGCATAAAAACGGACGCTTGCCGGTGGTAAATTTCGCCGCTGGTGGCGTGGCGACGCCTGCTGATGCGGCGCTGATGATGCAGCTGGGGGCTGAGGGCGTGTTTGTGGGAAGCGGCATATTTAAATCGGGCGACCCAGTCAAGCGTGCGCGTGCGATAGTGCAGGCGGTAACGAATTTTAACGACCCAGCTGTGCTAGCTGAGATTAGCGCGGATCTTGGCGAAGCGATGGTGGGCATAAATGAAGATGAGATTAAGCTTTTAATGGCGGAGCGAGGCAAGTAA
- a CDS encoding DUF2157 domain-containing protein: protein MNNFKFMQNQIKIWQNEGLIDENLAAKLKSRYESPSRLYLAVRIIASLFAFGAALLFIAHNWDEMALLARFGVVLAVLAGVQGVGLFCLRREQILLARAWLFLANLLFGAALTLVAQIFNLGEHMSDGVLVWAVAPLAFGAIFGWTEQVALSLVLAGVYMGMEFMIYDSFSPAWSVFLAVGAFWYFKGRSGWLGAFVGAFLNFIFALYSYHTFGDLTQATLLYLAASLFLALVFYGSAIGQVSAIVGTFVAFLWQFFASFDNYALFNNVGKEPFWWAILLVLCAASVAIALKKRRWILGASALYLLALGFGASRWLSPLAIGGINILLFVLIGLKAIMTKGKLNIYLGAKLILAVAVSEYLTLRYGYLGTSLIFLAVAGAVLVLFRRAK from the coding sequence ATGAATAATTTTAAATTTATGCAAAACCAGATAAAAATCTGGCAAAACGAAGGATTAATCGACGAAAATCTAGCCGCCAAGCTAAAATCAAGATACGAAAGCCCTAGCAGGCTCTATCTTGCCGTGCGCATTATCGCTTCGCTTTTTGCCTTTGGGGCGGCACTGCTTTTTATCGCTCACAACTGGGACGAAATGGCGCTTTTAGCCCGCTTTGGCGTGGTGCTAGCCGTGCTTGCTGGGGTGCAGGGCGTGGGGCTATTTTGTCTGCGTCGTGAGCAGATTTTGCTCGCTAGGGCGTGGCTATTTTTGGCAAATCTGCTCTTTGGGGCGGCGCTTACTCTTGTCGCGCAGATTTTTAATTTGGGCGAGCATATGAGCGATGGCGTGCTGGTTTGGGCGGTGGCACCGCTTGCTTTTGGGGCGATCTTTGGCTGGACGGAGCAGGTGGCGCTCTCGCTCGTGCTTGCTGGGGTGTATATGGGTATGGAATTTATGATTTATGACTCATTTTCACCCGCTTGGAGCGTATTTTTAGCGGTGGGAGCATTTTGGTATTTTAAAGGGCGTAGCGGCTGGCTTGGGGCTTTTGTGGGGGCTTTTTTAAATTTTATTTTTGCGCTTTATAGCTATCACACCTTTGGCGATTTGACGCAGGCTACGCTGCTTTATCTGGCTGCTAGCCTCTTTTTAGCGCTTGTTTTTTATGGCTCGGCGATAGGGCAGGTGAGTGCGATTGTAGGCACATTCGTGGCGTTTTTGTGGCAATTTTTTGCCTCTTTTGATAATTATGCACTCTTTAATAACGTGGGCAAAGAGCCGTTTTGGTGGGCTATTTTGTTGGTGCTTTGTGCGGCCAGTGTGGCAATAGCTCTTAAAAAGCGGCGGTGGATTTTGGGCGCAAGTGCGCTTTATCTTTTAGCGCTTGGTTTTGGGGCTAGCCGCTGGCTTAGTCCGCTTGCAATTGGCGGCATAAATATCTTGCTTTTTGTGCTAATTGGCTTAAAAGCGATAATGACTAAGGGCAAGCTAAATATCTATCTGGGGGCTAAGCTAATCTTAGCTGTGGCGGTTAGCGAATACCTCACGCTGCGATATGGCTACCTTGGCACAAGCTTAATATTTTTAGCGGTGGCCGGGGCTGTTTTGGTGCTTTTTAGGAGGGCAAAATGA
- a CDS encoding GDYXXLXY domain-containing protein: MRAFKICLALCVLEILVLLGMYAISAMPLIFGREITIIARPVDPRDLLRGNYVRLGYDNLLSKEQIAAGTKIYAPLVPDNRAGANGYKFESITTQKPGSGLFLSGEMGAFSKPIFGIEAFFVPVKKAKELERELASVGALVTLGVSESGKARIKSVSALDKGVKPALSKAPKE; encoded by the coding sequence ATGAGAGCTTTTAAAATTTGTCTAGCGCTTTGCGTGCTTGAGATTTTAGTGCTTCTTGGGATGTATGCTATCTCAGCTATGCCGCTTATTTTTGGGCGAGAAATTACCATCATCGCCCGTCCAGTAGATCCCAGAGATCTTTTGCGGGGAAATTACGTAAGGCTTGGCTATGATAATTTGCTTTCTAAAGAGCAAATTGCCGCTGGGACAAAAATTTATGCCCCGCTTGTGCCAGATAATAGGGCTGGGGCAAACGGCTATAAATTTGAAAGCATTACGACGCAAAAGCCTGGTTCTGGGCTGTTTTTAAGTGGCGAAATGGGGGCATTTTCAAAGCCAATTTTTGGCATTGAGGCGTTTTTTGTGCCGGTAAAAAAGGCAAAGGAGCTTGAGCGCGAGCTAGCAAGTGTCGGTGCTTTGGTAACGCTTGGGGTGAGCGAGAGCGGCAAGGCCAGGATAAAAAGCGTAAGCGCACTTGATAAAGGCGTAAAGCCCGCACTAAGCAAAGCCCCAAAGGAGTAA